In the genome of Phlebotomus papatasi isolate M1 chromosome 2, Ppap_2.1, whole genome shotgun sequence, one region contains:
- the LOC129803104 gene encoding uncharacterized protein LOC129803104 has translation MNSVSEDRMKCAIFLSFVGAETYKTLKAAIYPEAVRSKTYTEIIEVLKGKFAPKRSIIGERFVFYKRDQLEGETISEFVMALQTLAETCDFGEFLPWALRDRLVMGLSNERIKEKLISLDKGFDESLKSALAAELTSSSVGLMKTTKVNFVGRKRHRDRSAGRSSGRDSGGRKRRRSAGQSRMQESSSRSGSMSREKKREVQCYHCQKWGNHYAYNCPQKKSRSRVNHTDRTDQSSDSEREDNISSMFLNSVVVKVDPERNPRIGSERSISVRDGGSGNGKKSAKSQEGDLPDGRTKKCSAVNGCESQRVVVRSVFSSSEKELREVEKLLDEDMPEEGILNCDLEEEERLLGEINSAQ, from the exons ATGAACTCAGTCTCAGAAGATCGCATGAAATGCGCGATTTTCCTAAGCTTTGTGGGAGCGGAGACCTACAAGACTCTCAAGGCTGCAATATATCCAGAGGCTGTGAGATCCAAGACATACACGGAGATCATTGAGGTGCTAAAGGGAaaatttgcgccaaaaagaAGCATCATTGGCGAGCGGTTTGTTTTCTACAAGCGTGACCAACTGGAGGGAGAAACGATCTCAGAGTTCGTGATGGCTCTGCAGACCCTGGCAGAGACTTGTGATTTTGGGGAGTTCCTTCCCTGGGCGCTTCGTGATAGGCTTGTGATGGGCTTATCAAATGAACGCATCAAGGAAAAGCTCATTTCTCTGGATAAAGGGTTCGATGAATCTCTAAAAAGTGCTTTAGCCGCAGAGCTTACCAGCTCTAGTGTTGGGCTCATGAAAACCACAAAGGTGAACTTTGTTGGTAGAAAAAGGCACAGGGATCGATCAGCTGGGCGTTCTTCTGGGAGAGATTCCGGCGGGAGAAAGAGGCGTCGATCAGCTGGTCAAAGTCGAATGCAGGAGTCCAGTTCCAGAAGTGGGTCAATGTCACGAGAGAAAAAGAGGGAAGTACAATGCTATCATTGCCAAAAATGGGGAAACCATTATGCATATAATTGCCCTCAAAAGAAGTCCCGTTCGAGAGTGAACCACACTGACCGCACTGACCAGTCGAGTGATAGCGAGCGTGAGGATAACATCTCCTCAATGTTTCTCAATAGCGTGGTCGTGAAAGTGGACCCGGAGAGAAACCCGCGAATTGGGAGTGAGCGGAGTATCAGTGTTCGTGATGGTGGCAGTGGCAATGGGAAGAAAAGTGCAAAGAGCCAGGAAGGTGATCTTCCAGATGGCCGCACTAAAAAGTGCAGTGCAGTGAATGGCTGTGAAAGTCAACGTGTGGTGGTGCGCAGCGTTTTCTCCAGCTCAGAAAAGGAGCTACGTGAAGTGGAGAAACTCCTGGATGAGGATATGCCGGAGGAAGGCATCCTTAACTGTGATTTGGAGGAGGAAGAGCGTCTGCTGGGGGAAATAAATTCT GCACAATAA